TCTATATTACCATGTACCATACCATGTACAGAGTGTATCAAAAATCGTGGTACAACTCGAAAGGAGGTACGAAACTTCACACTTAATTTGCTCGAAAACGAGGCATCCTATAAAAAAAATTATCTTACTCTGCGTTCTCGTACAAACAGGTTGTACTACAATTTTTAAGATCCATCCTGTACGTACCACAATTCTGAACCGATTTTTGAACAACGAAAAACTATGGAATATATAAAAACATAAAGAAAGTAAAAAGTActacataaaatataatataacaaaaagCAACCATGTGTAAAATGTTTACGTTATTGCAAACAGCAAATTGTTGGCAATTGATAGTCTTCCAAAGGACATGAGATTTTTCTATTTTTGTGTATAACCCATTATATCGTTAAGGGTGACTTTGAAATTTACTTACTCTACGACTGTAGAAAACTTGGAAGAAATTGGCATTGGTTGCAGCTGCTGTGTTTAAAGGAAGAAATTGTAGAAAAAGCTGAATATGGTTTTATTGTTGACAAAGTCTTGATACCGGACAAAGCATGGCGGGTAGTACATTTCTGGGCACCACTACTGAAAGTACAATACGCTATTAGTATGAGAAAATTTGATAACCATTCCTCGATAATATCTGAAACTGAATAGGGGCGAGAAATATTTGTTACCTATATTTTCAGTCGGAATACCACAATATGACGTTCACAAGAAATTTTTTACAAGAAACACCCCTGTGCATACGTTTACACTGTCAACGGGTATCGATCTAAGATTCCAACAACCATGGTATCTCGATTGCACAATTAAAACACTTTGCACATGGTATCCGGATACTTTAGGTAAGTAAAGTAACAAAGAAACGCGAACACGTgtataaaattataaataatttgttTTTTTTGCGCATATTTGTTATTTTATATCGGAACTTTGTTCGTCACCGTCGCGACTAAAATTTCAAAAGTGAATCACTGTTTTGCGCCACCTATAAATGGTTAGACGTACTAACTCAATCGATAATCGATTTTTCGATTATTAATATCGATAATGCATTATTTAAATTCCAAatcatataaaattatattcgtagatatatattttaatttttgtAAAAATAAGATAAACAAGAATTATAGATTATTTTCCAACTAATCTACAATGTGCAAAATAATCATTTTTTACATTGCATAGTATATTTATGCCTGCAAGTATGGCACAGCCGACAGCATTTAGACAATCAATTGAAAAAGCTGTTTCTGTACTTACCGTCCCTTAGAGTCTTCGAATTCGTCGGCGAAATTCAGTCGTTAAAAACAGTTTGTGGCATGTGCTGCCAAATACGATCCGGAAGATGCAGTAATTATCTTTAATGTGCGATACAAATTATATGTGACAATGGTCATCGGCTTTTATGTTTTCCAGATGTTTGTCGAGTACATATGCAACTTCAGGATGTTATGCGTAGTAACTTGGATAGAGAGAGATGGATGAAGAGCATTAGGTGTTTGATGGCTTGTTTCAAGTGTGATTTTGACAGAATAGGTGTCAAGTTTGATGTCGATTTTTATTGTGCTTGATCGAAACTCTTGGGTTGTTGCGAAACAGATCCAAAAGTCGAAATTTTATTTTCGCCGACTTATTCACTTAAATTATTATCCATGCAAAACAGCATATAAATAAATGCTTCAAAAATGCATTTTATACCAATGCAAAATAAAAATTGCCATTGTAGCAATTCATTCATACTTTTGTATTGCAAATAAGTTAGtggttttaattattaaatatattattatgcCTCTGTTGATTCTTGCTGCTCAAATTTTGGATATTTGTCTTCCACTTCCGTCCATGTAAGTTTCCCATTAGATAGATCTCTTACTACACCAGGAATTTCGTCCAGCTGAAATTGAAATAATAGCTGTTATTCTTGGCTAATCTTATAACATATTTGTATTGTAGATTCTATTAAATATCTACTTACGCTTATTCTAACTTGGCCCATACTGTCCCGTTCACGGAGTGTTGCACTATGAGGTGTTTTCAGAGTATCAAAATCTATGGTGATACCAAATGGTATTGCAATTTCATCTGTTCGTGCGTATCTACGACCGATGCTACCAGAAGAATCATCTATCTTGTGCGAGACATCTGCTTTTGTGAGATTCTGAGCTGTAAGTATAAAGCAACGTTAAAATAACTACTCTAAACATAtcttaaaaattaataaaattggaGAATTCCAATATACATACACAACTGTTTTACAAATGGTACAAATTCGTCGTTACCACTAAGTGGTAACACTGAACACTTTAAAGGAGCCACAACTGGTGGCAAACTAAAGTAAGTTCGTTTCTCATCTCCCTCCCTTGCTTTAAAATTATGTTCGAACACAGCATACATAATACGACCAATACCAAAAGATGGTTCTATTACAGAGGGAATTATTTCTTCTACATGCACAGTCTTTTGATACCGTTTTACTTGAATCATGTCTTTCGTAATTTTTACTACTACATCATTTGAGAGTATTAATTCAGTCTCTCCATTTTCATTAAGTGCAGTTTCCATAGCATTGATATTACTCTCGTTTAATGCTGCTAAGGCATCCTGAACCAATTTACTATCTTTCTTAAACGTTTTTCCAATTAATACTTTATTTGGTACTATTTCGCATACATCAACATTTTTTGGTTCTGGCAACTTTTTCTCTGCTACTAACTTTACACCAGTAGCTTTTGTATGTTGTGTAAGGTCATAAGCAGAACGATCTGCACAACCAACACACTCAATCCAACCATAAGATGTTAAACATTCTGCGTCCCAACAATCACAAGCATAATGTGCCATTTCATTTCCCATGTGTTGGCGGAAACGTAATCTTTTTGGATCAACTCCAACTTTAATTAAAAACAAATAAATTCTACCCATAAAATATCCTAATGTTTCATTAGCTATCAGTTTAGTTAACACTGCATCGCCTAAAGTTACGTACTCTGCACTTTTTCCATCCATTTGATTGCAAGCAGAGTACAGTAATACGCTTAAATCTCTAACCGTTTCAAATTTAGAATGATTCTTGTTACTAGGATCACAAAAATGTTCTATTTCTGCCATAGTAAATTCCCTTACTCTGATTAATCCAGATCTCGgagaaatttcattgcgaaatgcatttcctatttGAGCAGCCGCAAATGGCAACTTTTCTTGATTAAATGCAAGTAAtcgtttaaaatttacgaagatACCTTGTGCAGTTTCTGGTCTTAGAAATCCTTTTACAAGACCAGAGGGCCCTATTTGTGTTCCaaacattaaattaaattctaTTGGTTCTGTTAGATCATTTCCAGAAATCGGGGACTTTATATTAAATTTGGACAGAACCTCAGCCATTTCATCTTTAGTCATTCCAtctaatttaataataatatctcTACACACTGCACGTGTATTTTCATCAGTTTTCTTATCACCGATCACTTTCTCTAAATGTGATTTAATCAAATGATCTAATCTGAAACATTCTCCAGTCTTTACATCTTTCACCATTAAATCGGCGAATCTCTCTACATGTCCAGATGCTTTAAGTACAGGTTCTGGTGTTAAAATGGAGCAATCTACTTCTAACATTTGTTCTTCCAAAACAAAGAAATTTCTCCATGCATTCAACAAATTTGTTTTCAATGCACAACCCATAGGACCAAAATCAAATTGGCCAGTAATTCCTCCATAAATTGCAAAGGATTGATCAAAGAAAAATCTACGTTTTAAAAGATCTTCCATCCTTGCTCTGTCAAATGTTGTGGTCTCCGATAAAGACAGTTCTTTATCCTCCAACAATTTTTTCCTGAGTTTAAGCTCAGCAACTGCTCTCTTGACATCCAAATCTGGAGCTCCATCAGATTTAAGTTTCCGAACATAATCGCCCTTTAAATATCAAACGAAAGAAAATTATGATGCAATACCAATATACATTAATGTTACCATTAAATAAAATAGCTTGACAATAACCATAAGAACAATAGAAAATAAAGTTAAGAAATTCACTAGCAGGTTATTCGTAACAACAAAACTTATGTTTAAACATTCATTACAACGTGTTAAAACCTGTCATACATGTAAGTAGATTTCACAATGCATAATAATTAATCCATATGGTACTCACTTGTTCCTTAACACTATTTCGAAGAGGAGACAAGATTTCTTCGATTTTCGGATCCCACATGTTTTGAATAATCCGTATTTGTACTTTTCGATCCTTTTTGTTTGTACCCCACTTACTGAAATCGGTTAACCTAGTGGTGACTGTAAATCTTCGAAACAGCTGTTTAATAACTGAATTATACTTATATGCACTTCGTGAAGTTCGTTTGCAAAGAAAGTATAAGTTCTGCGAGATAAACTGCATTCGCGTTACTTTTCACTTTACCGACTTGCAAACGCCCGACTTTAACACACCGTTCACCGCAAACACAAGCAAAGTACACAATGAACCAATCATATTACGTACTTCGCATCCTACGAACTGCAAAGAAAATATCAATCGTACAATGACAAAATTAtactatttaattatttaccTGTAAACAATTTTATGAATTTAAGCATATAGCTAACATTTCGCTAATATTTAAGTATACAATTTCATTATTGAACTATCTTTTGcaatatttgaaaaattaagaGTTTTAAACGGGAGGAGGTACACAGATTGTTGGAATAAACTGAAAGTGAATGTTAAGTACAATTTGaaagaatatttttaaatattttcaacaATAAAATGTATATATACGATTTTAACAAAagatgctataagaaagagtgagacagatgatggtgacctactctagaacccctggtgtcatctctgcgaaaagtgctcaaactggtcgcacatcgttatcgacagcgaagtaagaCACTTTTCACAGAAATGGTGCCACCAGTAAATTAAACTATCTAGTAACTAGGAGCGCCGTCTCTTCGAAGAGAAATGGAACTAAATTTCTAAGAAAATAATAAAGATGGAAGTACAGAAGGTAATAAGATGGATAAATATGTGGCGAACAGTTTGTGGGTTCTTATGTATGCAATTCTATCTTGAATTGAAAAATACATTAAAATCCATCCTGTATTTACATTTGAGCTAAGCCCAAGCCATGTACAAACATCAATAAAATCCTTATTGTATCAActtaaaattttatttatcaaTAAGTTTACTATTAACTATTTCTTGTTCTACATCATTTGGAAGAATAAATGTGTGAAGGATATTTTTGAAATTAAACAACATTTATTTTTTC
The sequence above is a segment of the Xylocopa sonorina isolate GNS202 chromosome 7, iyXylSono1_principal, whole genome shotgun sequence genome. Coding sequences within it:
- the Glyrs gene encoding glycine--tRNA ligase; the protein is MQFISQNLYFLCKRTSRSAYKYNSVIKQLFRRFTVTTRLTDFSKWGTNKKDRKVQIRIIQNMWDPKIEEILSPLRNSVKEQGDYVRKLKSDGAPDLDVKRAVAELKLRKKLLEDKELSLSETTTFDRARMEDLLKRRFFFDQSFAIYGGITGQFDFGPMGCALKTNLLNAWRNFFVLEEQMLEVDCSILTPEPVLKASGHVERFADLMVKDVKTGECFRLDHLIKSHLEKVIGDKKTDENTRAVCRDIIIKLDGMTKDEMAEVLSKFNIKSPISGNDLTEPIEFNLMFGTQIGPSGLVKGFLRPETAQGIFVNFKRLLAFNQEKLPFAAAQIGNAFRNEISPRSGLIRVREFTMAEIEHFCDPSNKNHSKFETVRDLSVLLYSACNQMDGKSAEYVTLGDAVLTKLIANETLGYFMGRIYLFLIKVGVDPKRLRFRQHMGNEMAHYACDCWDAECLTSYGWIECVGCADRSAYDLTQHTKATGVKLVAEKKLPEPKNVDVCEIVPNKVLIGKTFKKDSKLVQDALAALNESNINAMETALNENGETELILSNDVVVKITKDMIQVKRYQKTVHVEEIIPSVIEPSFGIGRIMYAVFEHNFKAREGDEKRTYFSLPPVVAPLKCSVLPLSGNDEFVPFVKQLSQNLTKADVSHKIDDSSGSIGRRYARTDEIAIPFGITIDFDTLKTPHSATLRERDSMGQVRISLDEIPGVVRDLSNGKLTWTEVEDKYPKFEQQESTEA